In Clostridium sp. JN-1, one genomic interval encodes:
- the rocF gene encoding arginase: MNISLIGVPIFFGCDKRGVEYGPQKLREKNIIEVLSKNHTVYDCGDIYVKDILEEEKYKCHPSLKYLSPITNINTNLAHLVYSSLTAGSFPLVIGGDHSLGLGSISGASKYFNNLAVIWVDAHGDINTDKTTPTGNIHGMPLASAMGVGFDKLTNLYYKGKKIDCKNVFIIGARDLDEGEKVLIKENNLNVYSTEDVHNMGMSRVLEEVLHKVKLNNVDSIHLSFDIDCLDPSLVPGTGTPVENGLYLEDAKYILKYLMQTKLVKSMDFVEFNPKLDKDDITADMCIDLLDWTFKYLE, from the coding sequence ATGAATATTAGTCTAATAGGCGTACCAATATTTTTTGGCTGTGATAAGAGAGGCGTCGAATATGGTCCCCAAAAACTTCGTGAAAAAAATATAATAGAAGTTTTATCTAAAAATCATACTGTATATGACTGTGGAGACATTTATGTCAAAGACATATTAGAAGAGGAAAAATATAAATGTCATCCTAGTTTAAAATATTTAAGTCCCATAACAAATATAAATACAAATTTAGCTCACCTAGTTTATAGTTCACTTACTGCTGGAAGCTTTCCACTCGTAATAGGTGGAGATCATTCATTAGGTCTTGGAAGTATATCTGGTGCTAGTAAATACTTTAATAATCTTGCTGTTATTTGGGTAGATGCTCATGGTGATATAAATACTGATAAAACTACTCCAACAGGTAACATACACGGTATGCCGCTTGCTTCTGCTATGGGAGTAGGATTTGATAAACTAACAAACCTATATTATAAAGGCAAAAAAATAGACTGTAAAAATGTATTTATAATAGGTGCAAGAGATTTAGATGAAGGAGAAAAAGTACTTATAAAAGAAAATAATTTAAATGTATATTCTACAGAAGATGTACACAATATGGGAATGAGTAGAGTATTAGAAGAAGTTCTTCACAAAGTTAAATTAAATAATGTGGATTCCATTCATTTGAGTTTTGACATAGATTGTTTGGATCCATCATTAGTTCCAGGAACAGGAACACCTGTAGAAAATGGATTATATTTAGAGGATGCAAAATATATTTTGAAATATTTGATGCAAACTAAACTTGTAAAGTCAATGGACTTTGTTGAGTTTAATCCAAAGTTAGAT